A region from the Vulpes lagopus strain Blue_001 chromosome 5, ASM1834538v1, whole genome shotgun sequence genome encodes:
- the PHF21B gene encoding PHD finger protein 21B isoform X3: MELQSRPEALAVELARHQALGAITAVPVTGPQVSSLQRLAGQGAAVLPQVRPKTLIPDSLPVTPGRDRPPKQPPTFQKATVVSIKNPSPALPTANNTVSHVPAPGSQPQALAEPAAIASPLSSAGVAYAIISTAPSNAAIAPSTAVSVVSDSVKVQPLLISADKKVIIIQPQVQTQPESAGESRPPTEEPSQGAQATKKKKEDRPPSQENPEKIAFMVALGLVTTEHLEEIQSKRQERKRRSTANPAYSGLLETERKRLASNYLNTPLFLTARANEDPCWKSEITHDEHCAACKRGSDLQPCGTCPGAYHLGCLDPPLKTAPKGVWLCPKCQQKALKKDDGVPWTGMLAIVHSYVTHKTVKEEEKQKLLQRGSELQSEHQQLEERDRRLASAVKKCLELKTSLLARQRGTQSSLDRLRALLRLIQGEQMLQVTMTTTSPAPLLAGPWTKPPAAAMHSALQHPQGHN, translated from the exons GCTTTGGGAGCCATCACTGCAGTGCCTGTCACGGGTCCTCAGGTCAGCTCCTTGCAGAGGTTGGCCGGGCAAGGAGCGGCGGTGCTACCTCAG gttAGGCCAAAGACTCTGATTCCAGACAGCCTCCCCGTCACCCCGGGCCGAGACCGGCCACCCAAGCAGCCCCCAACGTTCCAGAAGGCCACCGTGGTCAGTATCAAgaaccccagcccagccctccccaccgCCAACAACACCGTGAGCCATGTGCCAGCGCCCGGCAGCCAGCCCCAGGCCCTCGCTGAGCCCGCCGCCATCGCCTCTCCCCTGAGCAGTGCCGGGGTGGCTTATGCCATCATCTCCACCGCCCCCAGCAATGCCGCCATCGCCCCCAGCACCGCCGTGTCTGTGGTCAGCGACAGCGTCAAGGTCCAGCCCCTCCTCATCAGTGCCGACAAGAAG GTCATCATCATCCAGCCTCAAGTGCAGACACAGCCGGAGAGCGCGGGGGAGTCGCGGCCGCCCACGGAAGAGCCATCTCAGGGAGCTCAGGCGaccaaaaagaagaaggaggaccGACCCCCGAGCCAGGAGAACCCAGAG AAAATCGCCTTCATGGTAGCTCTAGGCCTGGTCACCACGGAACACTTGGAAG AAATCCAGAGCAAACGCCAAGAGCGGAAGAGAAGAAGCACAGCCAATCCTGCCTACAGCGGCCTCCTGGAGACCGAG AGGAAACGGCTGGCGTCCAACTATCTCAACACCCCCCTGTTCCTCACAGCGAGAG CCAATGAGGACCCCTGCTGGAAG AGTGAGATCACCCACGATGAGCACTGCGCCGCGTGCAAGCGAGGGTCCGACCTGCAGCCCTGCGGCACCTGCCCGGGGGCctaccacctgggctgcctggaccCGCCCCTCAAGACGGCGCCCAAGGGCGTGTGGCTGTGCCCCAAGTGCCAGCAGAAG GCCTTAAAGAAAGACGATGGTGTGCCCTGGACCGGAATGCTGGCCATCGTGCACTCGTACGTCACCCACAAGACGG tcaaggaagaggagaagcagaagctgcTACAGAGAGGCAGTGAGCTACAAAGCGAGCACCAGCAGCTGGAGGAGCGGGACCGGCGCCTGGCCTCGGCCGTGAAG AAATGCCTAGAGCTTAAGACGAGCCTGCTGGCCCGGCAGAGGGGCACCCAGTCATCCTTGGACCGCCTGCGGGCCCTCCTGAGACTGATCCAGGGCGAGCAGATGCTCCAGGTCACCATGACGACCACCAGCCCTGCCCCACTGCTGGCCGGGCCCTGGACCAAACCCCCAGCAGCAGCCATGCACTCTGCCCTCCAGCATCCCCAGGGGCACAACTGA
- the PHF21B gene encoding PHD finger protein 21B isoform X2, translated as MRRQPQNGDLKKQLHERQPRVAALSDKQALGAITAVPVTGPQVSSLQRLAGQGAAVLPQVRPKTLIPDSLPVTPGRDRPPKQPPTFQKATVVSIKNPSPALPTANNTVSHVPAPGSQPQALAEPAAIASPLSSAGVAYAIISTAPSNAAIAPSTAVSVVSDSVKVQPLLISADKKVIIIQPQVQTQPESAGESRPPTEEPSQGAQATKKKKEDRPPSQENPEKIAFMVALGLVTTEHLEEIQSKRQERKRRSTANPAYSGLLETERKRLASNYLNTPLFLTARANEDPCWKSEITHDEHCAACKRGSDLQPCGTCPGAYHLGCLDPPLKTAPKGVWLCPKCQQKALKKDDGVPWTGMLAIVHSYVTHKTVKEEEKQKLLQRGSELQSEHQQLEERDRRLASAVKKCLELKTSLLARQRGTQSSLDRLRALLRLIQGEQMLQVTMTTTSPAPLLAGPWTKPPAAAMHSALQHPQGHN; from the exons GCTTTGGGAGCCATCACTGCAGTGCCTGTCACGGGTCCTCAGGTCAGCTCCTTGCAGAGGTTGGCCGGGCAAGGAGCGGCGGTGCTACCTCAG gttAGGCCAAAGACTCTGATTCCAGACAGCCTCCCCGTCACCCCGGGCCGAGACCGGCCACCCAAGCAGCCCCCAACGTTCCAGAAGGCCACCGTGGTCAGTATCAAgaaccccagcccagccctccccaccgCCAACAACACCGTGAGCCATGTGCCAGCGCCCGGCAGCCAGCCCCAGGCCCTCGCTGAGCCCGCCGCCATCGCCTCTCCCCTGAGCAGTGCCGGGGTGGCTTATGCCATCATCTCCACCGCCCCCAGCAATGCCGCCATCGCCCCCAGCACCGCCGTGTCTGTGGTCAGCGACAGCGTCAAGGTCCAGCCCCTCCTCATCAGTGCCGACAAGAAG GTCATCATCATCCAGCCTCAAGTGCAGACACAGCCGGAGAGCGCGGGGGAGTCGCGGCCGCCCACGGAAGAGCCATCTCAGGGAGCTCAGGCGaccaaaaagaagaaggaggaccGACCCCCGAGCCAGGAGAACCCAGAG AAAATCGCCTTCATGGTAGCTCTAGGCCTGGTCACCACGGAACACTTGGAAG AAATCCAGAGCAAACGCCAAGAGCGGAAGAGAAGAAGCACAGCCAATCCTGCCTACAGCGGCCTCCTGGAGACCGAG AGGAAACGGCTGGCGTCCAACTATCTCAACACCCCCCTGTTCCTCACAGCGAGAG CCAATGAGGACCCCTGCTGGAAG AGTGAGATCACCCACGATGAGCACTGCGCCGCGTGCAAGCGAGGGTCCGACCTGCAGCCCTGCGGCACCTGCCCGGGGGCctaccacctgggctgcctggaccCGCCCCTCAAGACGGCGCCCAAGGGCGTGTGGCTGTGCCCCAAGTGCCAGCAGAAG GCCTTAAAGAAAGACGATGGTGTGCCCTGGACCGGAATGCTGGCCATCGTGCACTCGTACGTCACCCACAAGACGG tcaaggaagaggagaagcagaagctgcTACAGAGAGGCAGTGAGCTACAAAGCGAGCACCAGCAGCTGGAGGAGCGGGACCGGCGCCTGGCCTCGGCCGTGAAG AAATGCCTAGAGCTTAAGACGAGCCTGCTGGCCCGGCAGAGGGGCACCCAGTCATCCTTGGACCGCCTGCGGGCCCTCCTGAGACTGATCCAGGGCGAGCAGATGCTCCAGGTCACCATGACGACCACCAGCCCTGCCCCACTGCTGGCCGGGCCCTGGACCAAACCCCCAGCAGCAGCCATGCACTCTGCCCTCCAGCATCCCCAGGGGCACAACTGA
- the PHF21B gene encoding PHD finger protein 21B isoform X1: MELQSRPEALAVELARHQNGDLKKQLHERQPRVAALSDKQALGAITAVPVTGPQVSSLQRLAGQGAAVLPQVRPKTLIPDSLPVTPGRDRPPKQPPTFQKATVVSIKNPSPALPTANNTVSHVPAPGSQPQALAEPAAIASPLSSAGVAYAIISTAPSNAAIAPSTAVSVVSDSVKVQPLLISADKKVIIIQPQVQTQPESAGESRPPTEEPSQGAQATKKKKEDRPPSQENPEKIAFMVALGLVTTEHLEEIQSKRQERKRRSTANPAYSGLLETERKRLASNYLNTPLFLTARANEDPCWKSEITHDEHCAACKRGSDLQPCGTCPGAYHLGCLDPPLKTAPKGVWLCPKCQQKALKKDDGVPWTGMLAIVHSYVTHKTVKEEEKQKLLQRGSELQSEHQQLEERDRRLASAVKKCLELKTSLLARQRGTQSSLDRLRALLRLIQGEQMLQVTMTTTSPAPLLAGPWTKPPAAAMHSALQHPQGHN, encoded by the exons GCTTTGGGAGCCATCACTGCAGTGCCTGTCACGGGTCCTCAGGTCAGCTCCTTGCAGAGGTTGGCCGGGCAAGGAGCGGCGGTGCTACCTCAG gttAGGCCAAAGACTCTGATTCCAGACAGCCTCCCCGTCACCCCGGGCCGAGACCGGCCACCCAAGCAGCCCCCAACGTTCCAGAAGGCCACCGTGGTCAGTATCAAgaaccccagcccagccctccccaccgCCAACAACACCGTGAGCCATGTGCCAGCGCCCGGCAGCCAGCCCCAGGCCCTCGCTGAGCCCGCCGCCATCGCCTCTCCCCTGAGCAGTGCCGGGGTGGCTTATGCCATCATCTCCACCGCCCCCAGCAATGCCGCCATCGCCCCCAGCACCGCCGTGTCTGTGGTCAGCGACAGCGTCAAGGTCCAGCCCCTCCTCATCAGTGCCGACAAGAAG GTCATCATCATCCAGCCTCAAGTGCAGACACAGCCGGAGAGCGCGGGGGAGTCGCGGCCGCCCACGGAAGAGCCATCTCAGGGAGCTCAGGCGaccaaaaagaagaaggaggaccGACCCCCGAGCCAGGAGAACCCAGAG AAAATCGCCTTCATGGTAGCTCTAGGCCTGGTCACCACGGAACACTTGGAAG AAATCCAGAGCAAACGCCAAGAGCGGAAGAGAAGAAGCACAGCCAATCCTGCCTACAGCGGCCTCCTGGAGACCGAG AGGAAACGGCTGGCGTCCAACTATCTCAACACCCCCCTGTTCCTCACAGCGAGAG CCAATGAGGACCCCTGCTGGAAG AGTGAGATCACCCACGATGAGCACTGCGCCGCGTGCAAGCGAGGGTCCGACCTGCAGCCCTGCGGCACCTGCCCGGGGGCctaccacctgggctgcctggaccCGCCCCTCAAGACGGCGCCCAAGGGCGTGTGGCTGTGCCCCAAGTGCCAGCAGAAG GCCTTAAAGAAAGACGATGGTGTGCCCTGGACCGGAATGCTGGCCATCGTGCACTCGTACGTCACCCACAAGACGG tcaaggaagaggagaagcagaagctgcTACAGAGAGGCAGTGAGCTACAAAGCGAGCACCAGCAGCTGGAGGAGCGGGACCGGCGCCTGGCCTCGGCCGTGAAG AAATGCCTAGAGCTTAAGACGAGCCTGCTGGCCCGGCAGAGGGGCACCCAGTCATCCTTGGACCGCCTGCGGGCCCTCCTGAGACTGATCCAGGGCGAGCAGATGCTCCAGGTCACCATGACGACCACCAGCCCTGCCCCACTGCTGGCCGGGCCCTGGACCAAACCCCCAGCAGCAGCCATGCACTCTGCCCTCCAGCATCCCCAGGGGCACAACTGA